One genomic region from Alosa alosa isolate M-15738 ecotype Scorff River chromosome 12, AALO_Geno_1.1, whole genome shotgun sequence encodes:
- the tmem232 gene encoding transmembrane protein 232 isoform X2: protein MPIRKIQVVHSLALISQTHQEELQERLIRRSEVSGEVTDNKSFHATKNPFEVTEEFIVHFNHAQSGEEQERYIELANQLLSGIKLRAGLKSMGEGNHVELPLAWKELLLLSLCNGQIQNAALDALLVSLDQAPLQTDQITVLFYLGESVLYSVWSDASSKPNLYTCEMKLLKLGYLVFLRLFLFHMSEDLIGYERSRAHLHSFLNALSHCEACYHQFPDISFAVHFMLSVGQIICGSETSGQDSDQVSATVVQEYEVSHVLWDCLLCWYSEQHSIPQLPNVVEHLILHRDQMLQDNWVDSSLGLLVLGEAAKTSLQCLQALMGLHVWRRQEGGEERAEEGGIPPRGAWPWQLEHVYCSALADICLQSKSAEIQKVALAGQASQPGNRDAGGLLSLLNLSEQEGNWRLRYSAVQAVARVCRDAEGGLRNAAWLALQEQLSHEQDQRVHTAMTLSEAWVVAVKTPTQPDGAWSPPSSPAVLPCEHLISSRLAHFLSHLYLPATPHEPSIHSQLYSAPEKRIHPRSKSRGDRALSERSRVKTPVPVIPKVESGRQTPRSSQKQARVDFVSRTDTDLMKVIEDQWQKELQIKIAEEEEIEKEEMAKHQKEVLEKFEGIMRRRKEILRKNTKPYELVSFQTTSCAEIQD, encoded by the exons ATGCCAATAAGGAAAATTCAAGTTGTTCACAGTTTGGCATTAATTTCCCAAACACACCAAGAGGAGCTCCAAGAACGACTCATCAGGAGGTCAGAAGTCTCTGGAGAAGTTACAGACAACAAGAGTTTTCATGCAACCAA AAACCCATTTGAAGTAACAGAAGAGTTTATTGTACATTTCAACCATGCCCAGTCGGGTGAGGAACAAGAACGGTACATTGAACTTGCCAACCAACTTCTCAGTGGCATCAAG CTTCGAGCCGGACTAAAGTCCATGGGAGAAGGGAACCATGTTGAACTTCCTCTTGCCTGGAAAGAGCTGCTCTTGTTGAGCTTGTGTAATGGACAAATACAAAATG CTGCATTGGATGCCCTTTTGGTGTCTCTGGATCAGGCACCACTGCAGACCGACCAGATAACTGTTCTGTTCTACCTGGGAGAGTCAGTGCTGTACTCTGTGTGGTCCGATGCGTCATCCAAACCTAATCTgtacacatgtgaaatgaagTTGCTTAAG CTTGGATATTTGGTGTTTCTGAGACTGTTTCTCTTCCATATGTCAGAAGACTTGATTGGGTATGAGAGAAGTAGAGCTCATCTTCACAGTTTTCTAAACG CTCTGTCACATTGTGAGGCATGCTATCATCAGTTTCCGGACATTTCTTTTGCCGTGCACTTCATGCTAAGTGTCGGACAGATAATATGTGGAAGTGAAACCAGCGGTCAGGATTCAGATCAG GTCAGTGCAACAGTGGTTCAGGAGTACGAGGTGAGCCATGTCCTGTGGGACTGTCTGCTTTGCTGGTACTCAGAGCAGCACAGCATCCCTCAACTGCCCAATGTGGTGGAGCACCTCATCCTGCACAGGGACCAGATGCTGCAAGACAACTG GGTGGACAGTAGTTTGGGACTCCTGGTGCTCGGTGAGGCAGCTAAGACCAGCTTGCAGTGCCTGCAGGCCCTGATGGGCCTTCATGTGTGGCGGAGGCAGGAGGGAGGCGAGGAGAGAGCGGAGGAG GGTGGGATTCCGCCAAGGGGTGCCTGGCCTTGGCAGTTGGAGCATGTGTATTGTAGCGCGTTGGCTGACATTTGCCTGCAGAGCAAAAGTGCGGAGATCCAGAAAGTGGCACTGGCGGGACAAGCCAGCCAGCCTGGGAACAGAGATGCCGGAGGACTGCTATCTCTCCTCAATCTAT CAGAGCAGGAGGGCAACTGGCGGCTACGCTACAGCGCGGTGCAGGCCGTGGCCAGAGTGTGCCGGGACGCTGAGGGGGGCCTGAGGAACGCCGCCTGGCTGGCCCTCCAGGAACAGCTGAGCCACGAGCAGGACCAGCGCGTCCACACGGCCATGACACTCTCAGAG GCCTGGGTGGTTGCTGTAAAAACTCCCACACAACCTGACGGAGCATGGAGTCCACCCAGCTCTCCGGCTGTCCTGCCATGTGAGCACCTTATTTCCTCTCGGCTAGCTCACTTCCTGTCCCACCTCTACCTCCCTGCGACTCCCCACGAGCCTTCCATCCACTCCcagctctacagtgcgcccgaGAAGCGCATCCACCCGAGGTCCAAATCTAGAGGAGACCGGGCCTTATCTGAAAGGAGCCGTGTCAAGACTCCCGTGCCAGTTATTCCAAAGGTCGAAAGTGGACGTCAGACACCAAG ATCAAGTCAGAAACAAGCTCGTGTGGACTTTGTGAGCCGTACAGACACAGATCTGATGAAAGTCATTGAGGATCAG TGGCAGAAAGAATTGCAAATCAAAATAGCCGAGGAAGAGGAGATTGAAAAGGAAGAAATGGCCAAGCACCAGAAAGAAGTGTTGGAGAAGTTTGAAGGCATCATGAGGAGGCGAAAAGAGATACTGAGAAAGAACACAAAACCATATGAGCTTGTGTCGTTCCAGACCACCTCCTGTGCAGAAATACAAGACTGA
- the tmem232 gene encoding transmembrane protein 232 isoform X1: MPIRKIQVVHSLALISQTHQEELQERLIRRSEVSGEVTDNKSFHATKNPFEVTEEFIVHFNHAQSGEEQERYIELANQLLSGIKLRAGLKSMGEGNHVELPLAWKELLLLSLCNGQIQNAALDALLVSLDQAPLQTDQITVLFYLGESVLYSVWSDASSKPNLYTCEMKLLKLGYLVFLRLFLFHMSEDLIGYERSRAHLHSFLNALSHCEACYHQFPDISFAVHFMLSVGQIICGSETSGQDSDQQVSATVVQEYEVSHVLWDCLLCWYSEQHSIPQLPNVVEHLILHRDQMLQDNWVDSSLGLLVLGEAAKTSLQCLQALMGLHVWRRQEGGEERAEEGGIPPRGAWPWQLEHVYCSALADICLQSKSAEIQKVALAGQASQPGNRDAGGLLSLLNLSEQEGNWRLRYSAVQAVARVCRDAEGGLRNAAWLALQEQLSHEQDQRVHTAMTLSEAWVVAVKTPTQPDGAWSPPSSPAVLPCEHLISSRLAHFLSHLYLPATPHEPSIHSQLYSAPEKRIHPRSKSRGDRALSERSRVKTPVPVIPKVESGRQTPRSSQKQARVDFVSRTDTDLMKVIEDQWQKELQIKIAEEEEIEKEEMAKHQKEVLEKFEGIMRRRKEILRKNTKPYELVSFQTTSCAEIQD; this comes from the exons ATGCCAATAAGGAAAATTCAAGTTGTTCACAGTTTGGCATTAATTTCCCAAACACACCAAGAGGAGCTCCAAGAACGACTCATCAGGAGGTCAGAAGTCTCTGGAGAAGTTACAGACAACAAGAGTTTTCATGCAACCAA AAACCCATTTGAAGTAACAGAAGAGTTTATTGTACATTTCAACCATGCCCAGTCGGGTGAGGAACAAGAACGGTACATTGAACTTGCCAACCAACTTCTCAGTGGCATCAAG CTTCGAGCCGGACTAAAGTCCATGGGAGAAGGGAACCATGTTGAACTTCCTCTTGCCTGGAAAGAGCTGCTCTTGTTGAGCTTGTGTAATGGACAAATACAAAATG CTGCATTGGATGCCCTTTTGGTGTCTCTGGATCAGGCACCACTGCAGACCGACCAGATAACTGTTCTGTTCTACCTGGGAGAGTCAGTGCTGTACTCTGTGTGGTCCGATGCGTCATCCAAACCTAATCTgtacacatgtgaaatgaagTTGCTTAAG CTTGGATATTTGGTGTTTCTGAGACTGTTTCTCTTCCATATGTCAGAAGACTTGATTGGGTATGAGAGAAGTAGAGCTCATCTTCACAGTTTTCTAAACG CTCTGTCACATTGTGAGGCATGCTATCATCAGTTTCCGGACATTTCTTTTGCCGTGCACTTCATGCTAAGTGTCGGACAGATAATATGTGGAAGTGAAACCAGCGGTCAGGATTCAGATCAG CAGGTCAGTGCAACAGTGGTTCAGGAGTACGAGGTGAGCCATGTCCTGTGGGACTGTCTGCTTTGCTGGTACTCAGAGCAGCACAGCATCCCTCAACTGCCCAATGTGGTGGAGCACCTCATCCTGCACAGGGACCAGATGCTGCAAGACAACTG GGTGGACAGTAGTTTGGGACTCCTGGTGCTCGGTGAGGCAGCTAAGACCAGCTTGCAGTGCCTGCAGGCCCTGATGGGCCTTCATGTGTGGCGGAGGCAGGAGGGAGGCGAGGAGAGAGCGGAGGAG GGTGGGATTCCGCCAAGGGGTGCCTGGCCTTGGCAGTTGGAGCATGTGTATTGTAGCGCGTTGGCTGACATTTGCCTGCAGAGCAAAAGTGCGGAGATCCAGAAAGTGGCACTGGCGGGACAAGCCAGCCAGCCTGGGAACAGAGATGCCGGAGGACTGCTATCTCTCCTCAATCTAT CAGAGCAGGAGGGCAACTGGCGGCTACGCTACAGCGCGGTGCAGGCCGTGGCCAGAGTGTGCCGGGACGCTGAGGGGGGCCTGAGGAACGCCGCCTGGCTGGCCCTCCAGGAACAGCTGAGCCACGAGCAGGACCAGCGCGTCCACACGGCCATGACACTCTCAGAG GCCTGGGTGGTTGCTGTAAAAACTCCCACACAACCTGACGGAGCATGGAGTCCACCCAGCTCTCCGGCTGTCCTGCCATGTGAGCACCTTATTTCCTCTCGGCTAGCTCACTTCCTGTCCCACCTCTACCTCCCTGCGACTCCCCACGAGCCTTCCATCCACTCCcagctctacagtgcgcccgaGAAGCGCATCCACCCGAGGTCCAAATCTAGAGGAGACCGGGCCTTATCTGAAAGGAGCCGTGTCAAGACTCCCGTGCCAGTTATTCCAAAGGTCGAAAGTGGACGTCAGACACCAAG ATCAAGTCAGAAACAAGCTCGTGTGGACTTTGTGAGCCGTACAGACACAGATCTGATGAAAGTCATTGAGGATCAG TGGCAGAAAGAATTGCAAATCAAAATAGCCGAGGAAGAGGAGATTGAAAAGGAAGAAATGGCCAAGCACCAGAAAGAAGTGTTGGAGAAGTTTGAAGGCATCATGAGGAGGCGAAAAGAGATACTGAGAAAGAACACAAAACCATATGAGCTTGTGTCGTTCCAGACCACCTCCTGTGCAGAAATACAAGACTGA